A window from Nocardioides mesophilus encodes these proteins:
- a CDS encoding flavodoxin domain-containing protein, whose amino-acid sequence MRVLVAYASEYGSTRGIAERIAEVLSEHGQLVDVWSVEEVYDLSEWQCVVVGSAVHNTAWLDQAQRFVARHQSELRRRQVWAFSVGMPAALRWPLRDLASAKEQAKIGEELRRRVLVRDHRLFSGVFDRDREQSRLGRLLFAVVSGRYGDLRDWEAIDGWAQEIAQELSHQPVG is encoded by the coding sequence ATGCGGGTATTGGTGGCCTATGCGAGTGAGTACGGCTCGACGCGCGGCATCGCCGAGCGGATCGCCGAGGTGCTGAGCGAGCACGGCCAGCTGGTCGACGTCTGGTCGGTCGAGGAGGTCTACGACCTCAGCGAGTGGCAGTGCGTGGTCGTGGGCAGCGCGGTGCACAACACCGCCTGGCTGGACCAGGCGCAGCGGTTCGTCGCCCGGCACCAGAGCGAGCTGCGCCGACGCCAGGTCTGGGCGTTCAGCGTCGGCATGCCGGCGGCCCTGCGCTGGCCGCTGCGCGACCTCGCCTCGGCCAAGGAGCAGGCGAAGATCGGGGAGGAGCTGCGGCGCCGCGTGCTGGTGCGCGACCACCGGCTCTTCTCGGGGGTCTTCGACCGCGACCGCGAGCAGTCCCGGCTGGGACGGCTGCTGTTCGCCGTGGTCTCCGGCCGCTACGGCGACCTGCGGGACTGGGAGGCGATCGACGGCTGGGCCCAGGAGATCGCCCAGGAGCTGTCGCACCAGCCGGTCGGGTGA
- a CDS encoding Ppx/GppA phosphatase family protein, translating into MRRVAAIDCGTNTIKLLVADLDRETGTEHELVREMRMVRLGQDVDRTGRLADAALARVFAAIEEYGAVLDAHHVDVLRFCATSAARDAANAEVFVAGVRERLGVQPEVVTGAEEAQLSYDGATRSFGDRELPGPVAVVDIGGGSTELILGDPVTGHVAAARSLDVGSVRMTERLMPSDPPTAAELAAARGAVDDALDTLPGHGVHLDSTASLVGVGGTITTVAAAVLDLPHYDRTAIHHADLPVAAVHEVTERLLAMSVEQRRGLPFLHPGRADVIGAGALILDRVLSRVPVQRLLVSEADILDGIAWSVA; encoded by the coding sequence ATGAGGCGGGTGGCTGCCATCGACTGCGGCACGAACACGATCAAGCTGCTGGTCGCCGACCTCGACCGGGAGACCGGCACGGAGCACGAGCTGGTCCGCGAGATGCGGATGGTGCGTCTCGGGCAGGACGTCGACCGCACCGGACGGCTGGCCGACGCGGCGCTGGCCCGGGTGTTCGCCGCGATCGAGGAGTACGGCGCCGTGCTGGACGCCCACCACGTCGACGTGCTCCGCTTCTGCGCCACCTCGGCCGCCCGGGACGCCGCGAACGCCGAGGTGTTCGTCGCCGGCGTCCGCGAACGGCTCGGGGTGCAGCCGGAGGTGGTCACCGGCGCCGAGGAGGCGCAGCTGTCCTACGACGGCGCCACCCGGTCCTTCGGCGACCGGGAGCTGCCCGGTCCGGTCGCCGTGGTCGACATCGGCGGCGGCTCGACCGAGCTGATCCTCGGCGACCCGGTGACCGGCCACGTCGCGGCGGCGCGCTCCCTGGACGTGGGCTCGGTGCGGATGACCGAGCGGCTGATGCCCTCCGACCCGCCGACCGCGGCCGAGCTGGCGGCCGCCCGGGGGGCCGTCGACGACGCGCTCGACACGCTGCCCGGTCACGGGGTGCACCTCGACTCGACCGCCAGCCTCGTCGGGGTGGGCGGCACCATCACCACCGTGGCCGCGGCGGTCCTGGACCTGCCGCACTACGACCGGACGGCGATCCACCACGCCGACCTGCCGGTGGCCGCGGTGCACGAGGTGACCGAGCGGCTGCTGGCGATGAGCGTGGAGCAGCGCCGTGGGCTGCCGTTCCTGCACCCGGGCCGTGCCGACGTGATCGGCGCCGGTGCGCTGATCCTGGACCGGGTGCTCTCGCGGGTGCCGGTGCAGCGGCTGCTGGTCTCGGAGGCCGACATCCTGGACGGGATCGCCTGGTCGGTGGCCTGA
- a CDS encoding YtxH domain-containing protein — MKKLTLLTAAAVGYVFGSRAGHERYEQIKSAASKVAQDPRVRTKAREAGDMVKEQAPVVKDKVAGAATSAKQTVMDKAGHGDSSSSAGPVTGVDPQTSTPYPSA; from the coding sequence ATGAAGAAGTTGACCCTCCTGACCGCAGCCGCCGTGGGCTACGTGTTCGGCAGCCGCGCCGGACATGAGCGCTACGAGCAGATCAAGTCCGCCGCGAGCAAGGTCGCCCAGGACCCGCGGGTCCGCACCAAGGCTCGTGAGGCCGGGGACATGGTCAAGGAGCAGGCCCCGGTGGTGAAGGACAAGGTCGCCGGAGCCGCCACCAGCGCCAAGCAGACCGTCATGGACAAGGCCGGCCACGGAGACAGCAGCTCCTCGGCGGGCCCCGTCACCGGGGTCGACCCGCAGACCAGCACGCCGTACCCGTCCGCCTGA
- a CDS encoding glycine cleavage system protein R gives MSSLHAITVLGHDRPGIIAETTRVLAGLGLNLEDSTMTLLRGHFAMMLLCRGDRPAAEIEESLASLTADGTLDVAVREVADEPEPAAVGPSYVLTVHGGDRPGIVSAAVAEVARAGGNITDLTTRLAGELYLLVAEVDLPETADVQALRGALQEAASSLGVGVSLREVESDEL, from the coding sequence GTGAGCTCCCTGCACGCCATCACCGTCCTCGGGCACGACCGGCCGGGCATCATCGCCGAGACCACCCGCGTGCTCGCCGGCCTCGGGCTCAACCTCGAGGACTCCACGATGACGCTGCTGCGCGGCCACTTCGCGATGATGCTGCTCTGCCGCGGGGACCGGCCGGCCGCCGAGATCGAGGAGTCGCTGGCGAGCCTGACCGCCGACGGCACGCTGGACGTCGCGGTGCGCGAGGTCGCGGACGAGCCGGAGCCGGCCGCCGTCGGCCCGTCGTACGTCCTGACCGTCCACGGCGGCGACCGGCCCGGGATCGTGTCGGCCGCGGTCGCCGAGGTCGCCCGCGCCGGCGGCAACATCACCGACCTGACCACCCGGCTCGCCGGCGAGCTGTACCTGCTGGTGGCCGAGGTGGACCTGCCGGAGACGGCCGACGTGCAGGCGCTGCGCGGCGCGCTGCAGGAGGCCGCCTCCTCGCTAGGGGTCGGCGTCTCGCTGCGCGAGGTGGAGAGCGACGAGCTGTGA
- a CDS encoding uracil-DNA glycosylase has translation MPAPDLPHPLTGKLFPSPVPPGTGWPDDPATPETPVARTPAAVRRLAAAADLDQVAAAVSVCRACPRLVRWREDVAETKRASFAGEPYWGRPIAGWGDPEPGVLIVGLAPAANGGNRTGRIFTGDRSGDWLFASLHRVGLASQATSVHAGDGQRLIGTRMVATVRCAPPDNKPTPAERDTCAPWLLREVRLLEEHLRVVVCLGSFGWDAALRTFRTLGYDVPRPRPRFGHAAEAVLVSPAGRELTLLGSYHPSQQNTFTGKLTESMTDAVLGRAARLAGEVEG, from the coding sequence ATGCCTGCCCCGGACCTGCCGCACCCGCTGACCGGGAAGCTGTTCCCCAGCCCGGTGCCGCCGGGGACCGGGTGGCCCGACGACCCGGCCACTCCCGAGACACCGGTGGCGCGGACGCCCGCCGCCGTACGCCGCCTCGCCGCCGCCGCCGACCTCGACCAGGTCGCGGCGGCGGTGTCGGTGTGCCGTGCCTGTCCCCGCCTGGTCCGCTGGCGCGAGGACGTCGCGGAGACCAAGCGGGCCTCGTTCGCGGGCGAGCCCTACTGGGGGCGCCCGATCGCCGGCTGGGGTGACCCGGAGCCCGGGGTGCTCATCGTCGGACTGGCACCGGCCGCGAACGGCGGCAACCGGACCGGCCGGATCTTCACCGGCGACCGTTCCGGCGACTGGCTGTTCGCCTCGCTGCACCGCGTCGGGCTGGCCAGCCAGGCCACCTCGGTGCACGCCGGCGACGGACAGCGGCTGATCGGCACCCGGATGGTCGCCACCGTCCGCTGCGCACCCCCCGACAACAAGCCGACCCCGGCCGAGCGCGACACCTGCGCACCGTGGCTGCTGCGGGAGGTCCGGCTGCTCGAGGAGCACCTGCGGGTGGTGGTCTGCCTGGGCTCCTTCGGCTGGGACGCGGCGCTGCGCACGTTCAGGACACTCGGATACGACGTGCCTCGGCCGCGCCCCCGGTTCGGGCACGCGGCGGAGGCCGTCCTGGTGTCGCCGGCGGGCCGGGAGCTGACCCTGCTGGGCAGCTACCACCCCTCGCAGCAGAACACCTTCACCGGCAAGCTGACCGAGTCGATGACGGACGCGGTCCTGGGACGCGCCGCCCGGCTCGCGGGCGAGGTGGAAGGATGA
- a CDS encoding peptide deformylase codes for MSDSADRLVDDVVGRWHEDDLGVRGRVLDVVRAPAAVLAARGADVDPTDPLVVRLAADLVATMRVSPGCVGLAAPQVGVGLRVFCVDVSEHPKTRAHHGTFVLCNAEVVDASRNERAREGCMSVPDLTGDVKRASRVLVRGRLPGSGEHVEVAAEAFEARALQHEVDHCDGLLFLDRVAGAHAIHPRKTYLG; via the coding sequence GTGAGCGACAGCGCGGACCGGCTCGTCGACGACGTCGTGGGCCGGTGGCACGAGGACGACCTCGGGGTCCGCGGGCGGGTCCTCGACGTCGTGCGGGCGCCGGCGGCGGTGCTGGCCGCACGCGGCGCCGACGTCGACCCGACCGACCCGCTGGTGGTAAGGCTGGCCGCCGACCTGGTCGCGACGATGCGGGTCTCGCCCGGCTGCGTCGGCCTGGCCGCCCCCCAGGTCGGGGTGGGGCTGCGGGTGTTCTGCGTGGACGTCTCCGAGCACCCCAAGACGCGTGCGCACCACGGCACCTTCGTGCTCTGCAACGCTGAGGTGGTCGACGCGTCCCGCAACGAGAGGGCCCGCGAGGGGTGCATGAGCGTCCCGGACCTCACCGGCGACGTGAAGCGGGCCTCGCGGGTGCTGGTCCGCGGCCGGCTCCCGGGCAGCGGGGAGCACGTCGAGGTGGCGGCCGAGGCCTTCGAGGCGCGGGCGCTGCAGCACGAGGTCGACCACTGCGACGGGCTGCTCTTCCTCGACCGGGTGGCGGGTGCGCACGCGATCCACCCGCGCAAGACCTATCTTGGGTGA
- a CDS encoding YihY/virulence factor BrkB family protein: protein MSTSRHADATPAPDDERKPDSPTELKKTSWKYVGRKSFREFLDDQCTDLAAALTYYAVLSIFPAMLALVSLLGLVGQAEESVKTALNVLDPLVSDQTLNAVKPLLENLAKSDTAGLTAVIGLVGAIWSASGYVGAFGRAMNRIYEIREGRPVWKLRPLMLLITVVALILCAAVLLMLVVSGPVAQSIGDVVGLGGTALTVWSIVKWPVLAIVMVLVVALLYYATPNVKQPKFRWVSVGAIIALLAWVVVSLLFALYVANFSSYNKTYGSLGAVIVTLLWLWLTNLALLFGAEVDSELERGRELQAGLPAEEELQLPARDTRNIEKAEKKDAEDVERGRELRLASAGNHTTENDNEKGSNR, encoded by the coding sequence ATGTCGACATCACGCCACGCGGACGCCACGCCCGCGCCAGACGACGAGCGCAAGCCCGACTCACCGACCGAGCTGAAGAAGACCTCCTGGAAGTACGTCGGACGCAAGTCCTTCCGTGAGTTCCTCGACGACCAGTGCACCGACCTGGCGGCGGCGCTCACCTACTACGCCGTGCTCTCGATCTTCCCGGCGATGCTGGCCCTGGTCTCGCTGCTCGGGCTGGTCGGGCAGGCCGAGGAGTCGGTGAAGACCGCGCTCAACGTGCTGGACCCGCTGGTGTCGGACCAGACGCTGAACGCCGTCAAGCCGCTGCTCGAGAACCTGGCCAAGTCCGACACCGCCGGTCTCACCGCGGTCATCGGTCTCGTCGGCGCGATCTGGTCGGCCTCCGGCTACGTCGGCGCCTTCGGGCGGGCCATGAACCGGATCTACGAGATCCGCGAGGGCCGACCGGTGTGGAAGCTGCGGCCGCTGATGCTGCTGATCACCGTCGTGGCGCTGATCCTGTGCGCGGCCGTGCTGCTGATGCTGGTCGTCTCCGGCCCGGTGGCGCAGTCGATCGGCGACGTCGTCGGTCTCGGTGGCACCGCGCTGACGGTGTGGAGCATCGTCAAGTGGCCGGTGCTCGCCATCGTGATGGTGCTCGTCGTCGCCCTGCTCTACTACGCCACCCCCAACGTCAAGCAGCCGAAGTTCCGCTGGGTCTCGGTGGGCGCGATCATCGCGCTCCTGGCCTGGGTGGTCGTCTCGTTGCTGTTCGCGCTCTACGTCGCGAACTTCTCCAGCTACAACAAGACCTACGGCTCCCTCGGCGCCGTGATCGTCACGCTGCTCTGGCTCTGGCTGACCAACCTGGCGCTGCTGTTCGGTGCCGAGGTCGACTCCGAGCTCGAGCGCGGCCGTGAGCTCCAGGCGGGCCTGCCCGCCGAGGAGGAGCTCCAGCTCCCGGCGCGTGACACCCGCAACATCGAGAAGGCCGAGAAGAAGGATGCCGAGGACGTCGAGCGCGGCCGTGAGCTGCGCCTGGCCTCCGCCGGCAACCACACCACCGAGAACGACAACGAGAAAGGCTCCAACCGATGA
- a CDS encoding SpoIIE family protein phosphatase, whose translation MRSAGGDAGRGWREATRVLDGVMIGALAVDGGGTLTYCNAAAVALLGRQREELLGRDIRDLLFEEPEHGAVEEVLRHLGTGQAWAGELPMVRAGGLVEPLATSWSPLTDGEGVVGALLIAEEAAGSGAHARRLAARLRRLAAVTTELLVAETVEAVSAIVTGQLADTAGATVSSLSTLVDDETLALIAMRGGRHGAASRWATYPLAASTPAGDTIRSGRMLVLRSSAEIAERYPTVESAADGERSMVCLPLQTTGGPLGVVTLSFPGRRALDAAELEFLGILADVCAQTLDRIRAVAAAADRESKLQFLADASEQLSSSLDYRATLRRVADLAVPWFADWCAIQLLQDGELRTLSIAHEDSSLVQLVEDLQTKYPPPRDGSRGAYKVLATGESELVPEVTDELLAVAAVDEEHLRLLRTLNFRSGLAVPLKVQDRVLGVITWVAGDRGRRFGRADQAFGEDLARRAAIAIDNSQLHSELRDVALKLQHAVLPAGLPKLDDVELAVCYQPAGRTDAGGDFYDVLPLDEGRLAVFVGDVMGRGVQAASAMAQMRSAVRTLVALDPEPATVMTGLDVVFDKLDMDQLVTVVYAVVDPARQQVRVINAGHPAPLVLGADGSSAEVTTSGTLLLGVGGGRREVVTAPLRDEDTLLLFTDGLVERRGEDLEQGSVRLRRAAVELLPPRALDEGLPMLVEAVRDPDRDDDVAALAVRPHRRG comes from the coding sequence GTGCGGAGCGCTGGCGGGGATGCGGGACGTGGCTGGCGCGAAGCCACCCGGGTCCTGGACGGCGTCATGATCGGTGCCCTCGCCGTGGACGGCGGCGGCACCCTCACCTACTGCAACGCTGCGGCGGTCGCGCTGCTCGGACGGCAGCGTGAGGAGTTGCTCGGGCGAGACATCCGTGACCTGCTCTTCGAGGAGCCCGAGCACGGGGCGGTCGAGGAGGTGCTGCGTCACCTCGGCACCGGTCAGGCCTGGGCGGGAGAGCTGCCCATGGTCCGGGCCGGTGGGCTGGTGGAGCCGCTGGCCACCAGCTGGTCGCCCCTGACCGACGGTGAGGGGGTGGTCGGAGCGCTGCTGATCGCCGAGGAGGCGGCCGGCAGCGGGGCGCATGCCCGACGCCTGGCCGCGCGGCTGCGCCGGCTGGCCGCGGTCACCACCGAGCTGCTGGTCGCCGAGACCGTCGAGGCGGTCTCGGCGATCGTCACCGGCCAGCTGGCCGACACCGCCGGCGCGACGGTGAGCTCCCTGTCCACCCTGGTCGACGACGAGACGCTGGCGCTGATCGCGATGCGCGGTGGCCGGCACGGCGCGGCGTCCCGCTGGGCGACGTACCCGCTGGCAGCCAGCACCCCGGCCGGGGACACGATCCGCTCCGGTCGGATGCTGGTCCTGCGCAGCTCCGCGGAGATCGCCGAGCGCTACCCGACGGTGGAGTCCGCGGCCGACGGGGAGCGGTCCATGGTGTGCCTGCCGCTGCAGACCACCGGCGGACCGCTGGGCGTGGTGACGCTGTCGTTCCCGGGGCGGCGGGCGCTCGACGCCGCCGAGCTGGAGTTCCTGGGCATCCTCGCGGACGTGTGCGCGCAGACCCTGGACCGGATCCGGGCGGTGGCCGCGGCGGCCGACCGGGAGTCGAAGCTGCAGTTCCTCGCCGACGCCAGCGAGCAGCTGTCCAGCAGCCTGGACTACCGGGCCACGCTGCGCCGGGTCGCCGACCTGGCGGTCCCGTGGTTCGCCGACTGGTGTGCCATCCAGCTGCTCCAGGACGGCGAGCTGCGCACCCTGTCCATCGCGCACGAGGACTCGAGCCTCGTGCAGCTCGTGGAGGACCTGCAGACCAAGTACCCACCGCCCCGTGACGGCTCGCGGGGCGCCTACAAGGTGCTGGCGACCGGTGAGAGCGAGCTGGTGCCCGAGGTCACCGACGAGCTGCTCGCGGTCGCGGCCGTCGACGAGGAGCACCTGCGGTTGCTGCGCACCCTCAACTTCCGCAGCGGCCTCGCGGTCCCGCTCAAGGTGCAGGACCGGGTGCTCGGTGTGATCACCTGGGTGGCCGGCGACCGCGGTCGCCGGTTCGGCCGCGCCGACCAGGCCTTCGGCGAGGACCTGGCCCGTCGGGCCGCGATCGCCATCGACAACTCCCAGCTGCACAGCGAGCTGCGCGACGTCGCCCTCAAGCTCCAGCACGCCGTCCTCCCTGCCGGGCTGCCGAAGCTCGACGACGTGGAGCTGGCGGTCTGCTACCAACCGGCCGGCCGCACCGACGCCGGCGGCGACTTCTACGACGTGCTCCCGCTGGACGAGGGCCGCCTCGCGGTGTTCGTCGGCGACGTGATGGGCCGCGGCGTCCAGGCGGCCTCGGCGATGGCGCAGATGCGCTCGGCGGTGCGGACGCTGGTGGCGCTCGACCCGGAGCCGGCCACCGTGATGACCGGACTCGACGTGGTCTTCGACAAGCTCGACATGGATCAGCTGGTCACGGTCGTCTACGCGGTCGTGGATCCAGCACGGCAGCAGGTCCGGGTCATCAACGCCGGCCACCCCGCCCCGCTCGTCCTCGGCGCGGACGGCTCGAGCGCCGAGGTGACCACCTCGGGGACGCTGCTGCTCGGGGTGGGTGGCGGACGGCGCGAGGTGGTCACCGCCCCGCTCCGCGACGAGGACACGTTGCTGCTCTTCACCGACGGCCTCGTCGAGCGTCGCGGCGAGGACCTGGAGCAGGGAAGCGTCCGGCTGCGCCGGGCCGCCGTCGAGCTGCTGCCGCCCCGCGCACTCGACGAGGGGCTGCCGATGCTGGTCGAGGCGGTCCGCGACCCCGACCGTGACGACGACGTCGCCGCGCTGGCGGTCCGGCCGCACCGTCGGGGATAG
- a CDS encoding FtsB family cell division protein has translation MPTPSAGRPGGSQRSAGPRSRAASRGTGRPSASAGSRPASRPGNRGRGPAAPPARPVRPRFTGRAAILVLVVAVLTVSYASSLRAYLEQRDHVASLNADIAASEAQIQSLEREKARWDDPAYVRTQARSRFGWVLPGEIGFQVIGEDGKPLDHDDSLDEAVVPAGEEARPLWWQTAWRSVEAAGKPEDAADQPDPALRIRAPRPAR, from the coding sequence ATGCCCACACCGTCCGCAGGTCGCCCGGGAGGCTCGCAGCGCTCCGCGGGACCGCGCTCCCGTGCGGCCTCCCGCGGCACCGGGCGCCCCTCGGCGAGCGCGGGCAGCCGTCCGGCCTCGCGACCCGGCAACCGGGGTCGCGGGCCGGCGGCGCCCCCGGCCCGACCGGTCCGGCCCCGGTTCACCGGCCGCGCCGCGATCCTGGTGCTGGTGGTGGCGGTGCTGACCGTCTCCTACGCCTCGAGCCTGCGTGCCTACCTCGAGCAGCGCGACCACGTCGCGTCGCTGAACGCCGACATCGCCGCGTCCGAGGCGCAGATCCAGTCCCTGGAGCGGGAGAAGGCACGCTGGGACGACCCGGCCTACGTCCGGACCCAGGCGCGCTCGCGGTTCGGCTGGGTGCTGCCCGGCGAGATCGGCTTCCAGGTCATCGGCGAGGACGGCAAGCCGCTGGACCACGACGACTCCCTCGACGAGGCGGTGGTGCCGGCCGGCGAGGAGGCGCGGCCGCTGTGGTGGCAGACCGCGTGGCGCAGCGTCGAGGCGGCCGGCAAGCCCGAGGACGCGGCCGACCAGCCCGACCCGGCGCTGCGGATCCGCGCCCCGCGTCCCGCCCGCTGA
- a CDS encoding DUF501 domain-containing protein, whose amino-acid sequence MIDPHDEAVIGAQLGRPPRSIHGIGHRCPCGNPDVVATEPRLEDGTPFPTTFYLTCPRAASMIGTLEASGLMKEMSDRLETDAELAAAYRAAHERYLAYRESIGRVPEIAGVSAGGMPQRVKCLHVLAGQSLAQGRGVNPLGDEVLDALGEFWAAGPCVRVEDGAPS is encoded by the coding sequence GTGATCGACCCCCACGACGAGGCCGTCATCGGCGCCCAGCTCGGCCGACCGCCGCGCTCCATCCACGGCATCGGGCACCGCTGCCCCTGCGGGAACCCCGACGTGGTCGCCACCGAGCCCCGGCTCGAGGACGGTACGCCGTTCCCCACCACCTTCTACCTCACCTGCCCGCGGGCCGCGTCGATGATCGGCACGCTGGAGGCGTCGGGCCTGATGAAGGAGATGTCGGACCGGCTGGAGACCGACGCGGAGCTGGCGGCGGCCTACCGCGCGGCCCACGAGCGCTACCTGGCCTACCGCGAGAGCATCGGCCGGGTGCCCGAGATCGCCGGCGTCTCCGCCGGAGGGATGCCGCAGCGGGTCAAGTGCCTGCACGTGCTCGCCGGCCAGTCGCTGGCCCAGGGGCGCGGCGTGAACCCGCTCGGCGACGAGGTGCTGGACGCGCTCGGGGAGTTCTGGGCCGCTGGGCCGTGCGTGCGCGTCGAGGACGGGGCGCCGTCATGA
- the eno gene encoding phosphopyruvate hydratase, with product MASIEAVGAREILDSRGNPTIEVEVALDDGTIGRAAVPSGASTGAFEAVELRDGGSRYLGKGVAKAVAGVLDVIGPELIGFEASEQRLVDQRLLELDGTANKSKLGANAILGVSLAVAKAAADSADLPLFRYVGGPNAHVLPVPMMNILNGGAHADTGVNIQEFMIAPIGAPTYREALQQGVSVYHALKAVLKEKGLATGLGDEGGFAPDLPSNREALDLISTAVEKAGLKVGEDIVFALDVAASEFFENGSYTFEGSGRTSEDMVAYYTELAAAYPIVSIEDPLDEEDWAGWQAMTASLGDKVQIVGDDLFVTNVERLSRGIAERSANALLVKVNQIGSLTETLDSVDLAHRNGFRCMMSHRSGETEDTTIADLAVATNCGQIKTGAPARSERVAKYNQLLRIEEELDDAARYAGRGAFPRFAAGNG from the coding sequence TTGGCGTCCATCGAGGCTGTCGGCGCGCGCGAGATCCTGGACTCGCGCGGAAACCCCACGATCGAGGTCGAGGTGGCCCTCGACGACGGCACGATCGGCCGGGCCGCTGTCCCGTCCGGCGCGTCCACCGGCGCCTTCGAGGCGGTCGAGCTGCGTGACGGCGGCTCCCGCTACCTCGGCAAGGGCGTCGCCAAGGCGGTCGCCGGCGTGCTGGACGTGATCGGCCCCGAGCTGATCGGCTTCGAGGCCTCCGAGCAGCGCCTCGTCGACCAGCGGCTGCTCGAGCTCGACGGCACCGCCAACAAGTCCAAGCTCGGCGCCAACGCGATCCTCGGCGTCTCGCTCGCGGTGGCGAAGGCCGCGGCCGACTCCGCAGACCTGCCGCTGTTCCGCTACGTCGGCGGCCCCAACGCCCACGTGCTCCCGGTGCCGATGATGAACATCCTCAACGGCGGCGCCCACGCCGACACCGGGGTGAACATCCAGGAGTTCATGATCGCGCCGATCGGCGCGCCGACGTACCGCGAGGCGCTCCAGCAGGGTGTCTCGGTCTACCACGCGCTCAAGGCGGTGCTGAAGGAGAAGGGCCTGGCCACCGGGCTCGGCGACGAGGGCGGCTTCGCGCCGGACCTGCCGTCGAACCGCGAGGCGCTCGACCTGATCTCGACCGCCGTGGAGAAGGCCGGGCTCAAGGTCGGCGAGGACATCGTCTTTGCGCTCGACGTCGCCGCCTCGGAGTTCTTCGAGAACGGCTCCTACACGTTCGAAGGCTCCGGCCGGACGTCCGAGGACATGGTCGCCTACTACACCGAGCTCGCCGCCGCCTACCCGATCGTCTCGATCGAGGACCCTCTCGACGAGGAGGACTGGGCGGGCTGGCAGGCCATGACCGCCTCGCTCGGCGACAAGGTGCAGATCGTCGGCGACGACCTGTTCGTCACCAACGTCGAGCGGCTCAGCCGCGGCATCGCCGAGCGCAGCGCCAACGCGCTGCTCGTGAAGGTCAACCAGATCGGCTCGCTCACCGAGACGCTGGACTCGGTGGACCTCGCGCACCGCAACGGGTTCCGCTGCATGATGAGCCACCGCTCCGGGGAGACCGAGGACACCACGATCGCCGACCTCGCCGTGGCCACCAACTGCGGCCAGATCAAGACCGGCGCCCCTGCCCGGTCCGAGCGGGTGGCGAAGTACAACCAGCTGCTGCGCATCGAGGAGGAGCTCGACGACGCCGCCCGGTACGCCGGCCGTGGCGCCTTCCCGCGCTTCGCCGCCGGCAACGGCTGA